The Stappia sp. genome window below encodes:
- the mraZ gene encoding division/cell wall cluster transcriptional repressor MraZ gives MADFVSHYTNRLDAKGRVSVPAPFRQALTRDGFEGLYCFPSLHHPAVDAGGHQLVAEIRKRLEGLATLTDDHDALSTALYGASETLKIDRDGRVMLSDTLREHAGIGDQVTFVGQGYKFQIWEPARFRAHRAEAMRRAMEMLKGGAAQSAAPAAEGVQ, from the coding sequence ATGGCCGACTTCGTGTCGCATTACACCAATCGGCTCGACGCCAAGGGGCGGGTCTCCGTTCCTGCGCCCTTTCGCCAGGCTCTCACCCGCGACGGTTTCGAAGGTCTCTATTGCTTTCCCTCCCTGCATCATCCGGCGGTGGATGCCGGCGGACACCAGCTTGTGGCCGAGATCCGCAAGCGGCTGGAGGGGCTTGCCACGCTCACCGACGATCACGATGCGCTGTCCACGGCCCTCTACGGGGCGAGCGAAACCCTCAAGATCGACCGGGACGGGCGGGTGATGCTGTCCGACACGCTGCGCGAGCATGCCGGGATCGGGGATCAGGTGACCTTCGTCGGCCAGGGCTACAAGTTTCAGATCTGGGAGCCCGCGCGGTTCCGCGCCCATCGCGCGGAGGCGATGCGGCGTGCCATGGAAATGTTGAAGGGCGGGGCGGCTCAGTCGGCCGCGCCGGCTGCGGAGGGCGTGCAATGA
- a CDS encoding PLP-dependent aminotransferase family protein: MLEGLLTLDRAASVPLPDQIYRGVRDAVRAGRLSAGAVLPSSRRLAETLAVSRNTVTAAYELLAAEGVIEVRRGAAPRVCGHDRDPVAAAALSDATPAVGLSARGKDLSRLPWAAPDRARAKRLEPGTPAIDVFPRDEWARALRRAARRPDRREVLYAQTSGLDRLRAALAVYLASERGVRAEPSQILVTPSTQASLFLLATCLADPGETVWLEDPGYLGARAAFLGAGLTIVPMPVDDQGADPSAMAGAPAPRLVYVTPSHQYPTGVTMPLARRLAVLEQARHAGGLVVEDDYDSEFLFEGRPVAALQGLSGGGEAVYLGTFAKSLLPGLRVAYMVVPAQLAPDLAAAQRAAGLYANVATQGALAEFLETGRYRAHVKRIRTVYRGRGLAMAEALRRAVGNLGQVADPTGGVQLTLRFDASRDDVAIAEALQARGFGVAALSTYALATDAPASPVSGLVIGFADATETDVAEIARAVAAALAVAE, from the coding sequence GTGCTCGAGGGACTTCTGACGCTGGATCGCGCGGCAAGCGTGCCGCTGCCCGATCAGATCTATCGCGGCGTGCGCGATGCGGTGCGTGCCGGTCGCCTGTCCGCCGGCGCGGTGTTGCCGTCGAGCCGGCGGCTGGCCGAAACGTTGGCCGTATCGCGCAACACGGTGACGGCGGCCTATGAGCTGCTCGCCGCCGAGGGCGTGATCGAGGTGCGGCGCGGGGCGGCGCCGCGGGTCTGCGGACATGACCGCGATCCGGTCGCGGCGGCGGCGTTGTCCGACGCCACGCCCGCGGTCGGGCTGTCGGCACGGGGGAAGGACCTGTCGCGCCTGCCGTGGGCCGCGCCCGATCGCGCCAGGGCGAAGCGGCTGGAGCCCGGCACGCCGGCGATCGACGTCTTCCCGCGCGACGAATGGGCCCGCGCCTTGCGCCGCGCTGCGCGCCGCCCGGACCGGCGCGAGGTGCTGTACGCGCAGACGAGCGGGCTCGATCGTCTGCGCGCGGCCTTGGCCGTCTACCTGGCGTCGGAACGCGGGGTGCGGGCGGAGCCGTCGCAGATCCTCGTCACCCCCTCGACGCAGGCGAGCCTGTTTCTGCTGGCGACCTGTCTTGCCGATCCCGGCGAAACGGTGTGGCTGGAAGACCCCGGTTATCTCGGGGCCCGCGCCGCGTTCCTGGGGGCCGGGCTGACAATCGTGCCGATGCCGGTGGACGACCAGGGCGCCGATCCCTCGGCGATGGCCGGGGCGCCGGCACCCCGGCTCGTCTATGTCACGCCCTCGCATCAGTATCCCACCGGCGTGACCATGCCGCTTGCGCGACGTCTCGCGGTGCTGGAGCAGGCCCGCCATGCGGGCGGGCTGGTCGTGGAGGACGACTACGACAGCGAGTTCCTGTTCGAGGGGCGGCCCGTCGCCGCGCTTCAGGGCCTGTCGGGCGGGGGCGAGGCGGTCTATCTCGGCACCTTCGCCAAGAGCCTGCTGCCGGGCCTGCGCGTCGCCTATATGGTGGTGCCCGCGCAACTGGCGCCGGATCTTGCGGCGGCGCAGCGCGCGGCCGGGCTCTATGCCAATGTCGCGACGCAGGGCGCGCTCGCCGAATTCCTCGAGACCGGCCGCTATCGGGCGCATGTGAAGCGCATCCGCACCGTCTATCGCGGCCGGGGCCTCGCGATGGCCGAGGCGCTGCGCCGGGCGGTCGGCAACCTCGGACAGGTCGCCGATCCGACCGGCGGGGTTCAGCTCACGCTGCGCTTCGATGCGTCGCGCGACGATGTCGCCATCGCCGAGGCGCTGCAGGCGCGCGGCTTCGGCGTCGCGGCCCTTTCGACCTATGCCTTGGCGACCGATGCGCCGGCGTCGCCCGTTTCGGGGCTGGTGATCGGCTTCGCCGACGCCACCGAAACGGATGTGGCGGAGATCGCCCGCGCGGTCGCGGCCGCACTGGCGGTGGCGGAGTGA